The Caldisericia bacterium DNA segment TATTATGGTGCATTAGATTGTATTGAATGTGGTGCATGTGCTTATATTTGTCCTTCTAAAAGACATTTAGTCCAAAGCATTAGATTTGCAAAAAGTGAACTTTTAAAGAAAAAGTAAGAGGAGGGAAAATGAGTGATTATAAAGTAATTGTTTCTTCTTCTCCACACATAAGAGATAAATTGTCAGTTTCTAAAATTATGAAAATGGTTTTTTTTGCTCTTCTTCCAGCAGCAATTTGGGGTGTTTATTCTTTTGGAATTCAAGCACTTTTTATTATTCTAACTAGTATTATAACAGCAGTTCTTTCAGAGTATCTATATGAAGTTATAACAAAGCAAAAAATAACAATAGGTGATTGGAGCGCAGCAGTAACTGGTTTACTTCTGGGTATGATAACATCCCCCTTTACTCCATTATGGATTATTGCTATTGGTTCTGCATGTGCTATTATAATTGCAAAACAACTTTTTGGTGGAATAGGATCTAATTTCATTAATCCTGCACTTTTTGGAAGAGCAGTAATATTTTTATCATGGACAGGTATATTAAATAAGTGGGTTGAGCCACAATATAACTTTTTTAAAGTTTTATATAGAAGTAGCGCTACACAAATTATTACATCTGCAACACCGCTTGATCTTTTCAGATCTGGACAATTAAAAATTACCTCTTCTTTATACCTTGATCTTTTCTTTGGAAGAATTGGTGGTTCAATAGGAGAAACTTCTAAATTCCTTCTTATCATTGGATTTATTATTTTAATTTTAATTAGAAGAGACATTATTGATTTAAAAATACCAATTTCTATTCTTCTAACAATTTCAATTATTTCATTAATTTTTAG contains these protein-coding regions:
- a CDS encoding RnfABCDGE type electron transport complex subunit D, with the protein product MSDYKVIVSSSPHIRDKLSVSKIMKMVFFALLPAAIWGVYSFGIQALFIILTSIITAVLSEYLYEVITKQKITIGDWSAAVTGLLLGMITSPFTPLWIIAIGSACAIIIAKQLFGGIGSNFINPALFGRAVIFLSWTGILNKWVEPQYNFFKVLYRSSATQIITSATPLDLFRSGQLKITSSLYLDLFFGRIGGSIGETSKFLLIIGFIILILIRRDIIDLKIPISILLTISIISLIFRQDPLFHILSGGLIIGALFMATDYVTSPITNLGKIIYGIGIGALTFIIRNWGIYPEGVSFAILSMNVVTPFLDQLKPRIFGTGGKK